A stretch of Sphingorhabdus sp. YGSMI21 DNA encodes these proteins:
- the rsmD gene encoding 16S rRNA (guanine(966)-N(2))-methyltransferase RsmD, translating to MRIIAGTWRGRKIVAPKGETTRPTADRTRERLFSMLTSRLGDFEDLQILDLFSGSGALGLEALSRGAAHCTFVEQDPDAVRALEKNIETLGADADVRIGSVLHLGAARKPYDLILMDPPYESGAGAVALDKLTRHGWFAPSSWIAVETSRHENVEVKGFDLDCVRDSGKARIHLLRPAPSSQAED from the coding sequence ATGCGCATAATTGCAGGGACCTGGCGCGGCCGGAAAATCGTCGCTCCGAAAGGCGAAACCACCCGCCCGACCGCCGACCGCACGCGCGAGCGGCTGTTCTCCATGCTGACCAGCCGGCTGGGCGATTTTGAGGATTTGCAGATATTGGACCTGTTTTCCGGCTCGGGCGCGCTGGGACTGGAAGCGCTGTCACGCGGCGCGGCGCACTGCACCTTTGTCGAGCAGGATCCCGATGCGGTTCGGGCGCTGGAAAAGAATATCGAAACGCTCGGCGCCGATGCCGATGTCCGGATCGGATCGGTCCTGCATCTCGGCGCCGCCCGCAAGCCCTATGACCTGATCCTGATGGATCCGCCCTATGAATCGGGAGCCGGCGCGGTGGCGCTGGACAAGCTCACTCGGCATGGCTGGTTCGCGCCATCAAGCTGGATCGCGGTGGAAACATCACGCCATGAAAATGTCGAGGTCAAGGGATTTGATCTGGATTGCGTCCGCGACAGCGGCAAGGCGCGAATTCATCTCCTGCGCCCCGCTCCATCGTCACAAGCGGAGGATTAG